One stretch of Syntrophales bacterium DNA includes these proteins:
- the rplQ gene encoding 50S ribosomal protein L17, which yields MRHRKAGRKLGRTTSHRKAMLRNIVTSFMKHEKIVTTDAKAKELRKIAEKIITLGKNDSLHARRQVLSFIRDRAVVKKLFEKLSPRYSERAGGYSRIVKVGYRAGDNAPMSVIELISEGDKRPSK from the coding sequence ATGCGTCACAGAAAGGCTGGGAGGAAGCTGGGTAGAACCACGAGTCATAGAAAAGCGATGCTGAGAAATATTGTAACTTCCTTCATGAAGCATGAAAAGATCGTTACAACCGATGCCAAGGCAAAAGAGTTGAGGAAAATTGCCGAAAAGATAATTACCTTAGGGAAAAATGACAGCCTCCACGCAAGAAGGCAGGTTCTGTCTTTTATAAGAGATCGGGCAGTTGTCAAAAAGCTTTTTGAAAAGCTGTCACCCCGTTACAGTGAAAGGGCTGGGGGTTATTCGAGAATAGTAAAGGTAGGTTACAGAGCAGGTGACAATGCCCCTATGTCTGTTATTGAATTAATTTCAGAAGGAGACAAGAGACCCTCAAAGTAG
- a CDS encoding EF-Tu/IF-2/RF-3 family GTPase, with the protein MAEEKIGEVVKFFAKPSVAAVKITDGELKVGDTVKFTGHTTDFESKVDSMEIENEKAEKAVTGDYIGIKVTERVRPGDEMFKVVSEE; encoded by the coding sequence ATGGCAGAGGAAAAAATTGGAGAGGTTGTTAAGTTTTTTGCTAAGCCAAGCGTTGCAGCGGTCAAGATTACTGATGGAGAGTTAAAAGTAGGTGATACGGTTAAGTTTACAGGTCATACCACTGATTTTGAAAGTAAAGTTGACTCAATGGAAATAGAAAACGAAAAAGCTGAAAAGGCAGTAACCGGTGATTATATCGGAATTAAGGTAACTGAGCGAGTTCGTCCTGGCGATGAGATGTTTAAGGTTGTATCAGAAGAATAA